One Candidatus Cybelea sp. genomic window carries:
- the ispF gene encoding 2-C-methyl-D-erythritol 2,4-cyclodiphosphate synthase: protein MTRVGHGFDAHPLVEGRRLVLGGVDVPFERGALGHSDADALAHAIADALLGAAGLSDLGSRFPANDLRWKDANSMELLAQCAAAVREAGYAIVNVDATIVVDRPRLAPFIEQMRESVAARLELEASRVGIKAKSSEGLGFTGDGSGIAVHAVALIEGLDALGFPSR from the coding sequence ATGACGCGCGTCGGTCACGGTTTCGACGCGCACCCGCTGGTCGAAGGGCGGCGCTTGGTACTCGGAGGTGTCGACGTACCCTTCGAACGCGGTGCGCTCGGGCATTCGGACGCCGACGCGCTGGCGCACGCGATCGCCGATGCGCTGCTCGGCGCCGCGGGATTGAGCGATCTCGGCTCGCGCTTCCCGGCCAACGATCTCCGCTGGAAGGATGCGAACTCGATGGAACTGCTCGCGCAGTGCGCGGCGGCGGTGCGCGAAGCGGGCTATGCGATCGTCAACGTCGACGCGACGATCGTCGTCGACCGGCCCAGGCTCGCGCCCTTCATCGAGCAGATGCGTGAAAGTGTCGCAGCGCGTCTGGAACTCGAGGCTTCGCGCGTCGGGATTAAGGCAAAGAGCAGCGAGGGGCTGGGATTTACGGGCGACGGCAGCGGCATTGCCGTTCATGCCGTCGCGCTGATCGAGGGCCTCGACGCCCTCGGCTTTCCCTCGCGCTAG
- the cysE gene encoding serine O-acetyltransferase translates to MDEPFETIAADLQAPIERDPAARGWLDVVLSYPGFHALLAHRLNHALYRAGIPILPRFLANISRFLTGVEIHPAAEIGKGVFIDHGMGVVIGETAQVGDDCTIYQGVTLGGTSLSRGKRHPTLGRNVTVGVNATVLGAIVLGDNAKVGGGSVVVKDVPANATVVGVPARVVAQDGKPVRVVSTRPQVEMPDPTADAIVRLARRVEQLERRLTDVEQGEAAEESWSWVI, encoded by the coding sequence ATGGACGAGCCCTTCGAGACCATTGCTGCCGACCTGCAGGCGCCGATCGAACGCGATCCGGCCGCTCGCGGCTGGCTCGACGTGGTGCTCTCGTACCCCGGCTTTCACGCGCTGCTCGCGCACCGGCTCAATCACGCGCTCTATCGGGCTGGAATTCCGATCCTGCCGCGCTTCTTGGCGAACATCTCGCGCTTTCTGACCGGCGTCGAGATCCATCCGGCTGCGGAGATCGGTAAGGGCGTGTTCATCGACCACGGCATGGGCGTCGTCATCGGCGAGACCGCGCAAGTCGGCGACGACTGCACGATCTATCAAGGCGTCACGCTCGGCGGAACGAGCCTCTCGCGCGGCAAGCGCCATCCGACGCTCGGCCGTAACGTCACCGTCGGCGTGAACGCTACCGTGCTCGGCGCGATCGTGCTCGGCGACAATGCGAAGGTCGGCGGCGGCTCGGTCGTCGTCAAAGACGTGCCCGCCAACGCGACGGTTGTCGGCGTACCGGCGCGCGTCGTGGCGCAGGATGGCAAGCCGGTGCGCGTCGTCTCCACCAGGCCGCAAGTCGAGATGCCCGATCCTACGGCGGACGCGATCGTCCGATTAGCGCGACGCGTGGAGCAGTTGGAACGGCGGCTTACCGACGTCGAGCAGGGCGAAGCGGCCGAAGAATCCTGGAGCTGGGTCATTTAG